One segment of Pyxidicoccus trucidator DNA contains the following:
- the icd gene encoding NADP-dependent isocitrate dehydrogenase → MAPPSSGEKISLQNGKLSVPNNPIIPYIEGDGTGRDIWRASQAVFDAAVEKAYNGKKKIAWYEVLAGEKSFKQVNNWLPDETVEAFRTYLVGIKGPLTTPVGGGIRSLNVALRQMLDLYVCLRPVRYFKGVPSPVKTPDKVDMVIFRENTEDIYTGIEFEAGTPAAEKFLGLLKQEFPKEFAKIRFPANVGVGLKPVSKEGTERLVRAAIQYAVDHKRKSVTLVHKGNIMKFTEGAFRKWGYELAAREFGDKVYTWDQWEVTKAAKGEDAANAEQKAAVAAGKVVIKDSIADITLQQVLTRPDEFDVIATLNLNGDYLSDALAAQVGGIGIAPGGNINYVSGHAVFEATHGTAPKYADQDKVNPGSVILSGEMMFRHLGWHEAADLMIKGMDRAIANKTVTYDFARLMKQEAQGTVTEVKCSEFGQAIIKNM, encoded by the coding sequence ATGGCGCCCCCGTCTTCCGGAGAGAAGATCTCCCTGCAGAACGGCAAGCTGTCCGTGCCAAACAACCCGATCATCCCCTACATCGAGGGAGATGGTACCGGCCGCGACATCTGGCGCGCGTCCCAGGCGGTCTTCGATGCCGCCGTCGAGAAGGCCTACAACGGCAAGAAGAAGATTGCCTGGTACGAGGTCCTCGCCGGCGAGAAGTCCTTCAAGCAGGTCAACAACTGGCTGCCGGACGAGACTGTCGAGGCGTTCCGCACGTACCTCGTCGGCATCAAGGGTCCGCTGACGACGCCGGTGGGCGGTGGCATCCGCTCGCTGAACGTGGCGCTGCGCCAGATGCTGGACCTGTACGTCTGCCTGCGCCCGGTGCGCTACTTCAAGGGCGTCCCCAGCCCGGTGAAGACGCCGGACAAGGTGGACATGGTCATCTTCCGTGAGAACACGGAGGACATCTACACCGGCATCGAGTTCGAGGCCGGCACGCCCGCCGCCGAGAAGTTCCTGGGCCTGCTGAAGCAGGAGTTCCCGAAGGAGTTCGCGAAGATCCGCTTCCCCGCCAACGTGGGCGTGGGTCTCAAGCCCGTCTCCAAGGAAGGCACCGAGCGCCTCGTGCGCGCCGCCATCCAGTACGCGGTGGACCACAAGCGCAAGAGCGTCACGCTGGTCCACAAGGGCAACATCATGAAGTTCACCGAGGGCGCCTTCCGCAAGTGGGGCTACGAGCTGGCCGCCCGCGAGTTCGGTGACAAGGTCTACACGTGGGATCAGTGGGAGGTGACGAAGGCGGCCAAGGGTGAGGACGCCGCCAACGCCGAGCAGAAGGCCGCCGTGGCCGCCGGCAAGGTCGTCATCAAGGACTCCATCGCGGACATCACCCTGCAGCAGGTGCTCACCCGTCCGGACGAGTTCGACGTCATCGCCACGCTGAACCTCAACGGCGACTACCTGTCGGACGCGCTCGCGGCCCAGGTGGGCGGCATCGGCATCGCCCCGGGCGGCAACATCAACTACGTCTCGGGCCACGCGGTGTTCGAGGCCACGCACGGTACGGCGCCCAAGTACGCGGACCAGGACAAGGTGAACCCGGGCTCGGTCATCCTCTCCGGTGAAATGATGTTCCGGCACCTGGGCTGGCACGAGGCCGCGGACCTGATGATCAAGGGCATGGACCGCGCCATCGCCAACAAGACGGTGACCTACGACTTCGCCCGCCTGATGAAGCAGGAGGCGCAGGGGACGGTGACCGAGGTGAAGTGCTCCGAGTTCGGGCAGGCCATCATCAAGAACATGTAG
- a CDS encoding ATP-binding protein, with translation MSAAFSTIGGAQSQAPSQQGGSGRVGTLESVDVPDVFRVDVAAIARNAVELLGATRRLHGVEVALHLPEDVVPARVSGRRLQQVMLLLLAHAADATHGQGVRLVVDAADDFGDEGPRFQVVATGASLSEREAQAVFLSPMLVGPLHRRLARARELVESMGGTLVVARGASAGITVTVELPAPGLSSW, from the coding sequence ATGAGTGCAGCGTTCAGCACTATCGGTGGGGCGCAGTCCCAGGCGCCGTCGCAGCAGGGCGGCAGCGGCCGTGTCGGCACGCTGGAATCGGTGGACGTGCCGGACGTCTTCCGGGTGGATGTCGCGGCCATTGCCCGCAACGCGGTGGAGCTGCTGGGCGCCACGCGCCGCCTCCATGGAGTGGAAGTGGCGCTGCACCTGCCGGAGGACGTCGTCCCCGCGCGCGTCAGCGGCCGCCGGCTCCAGCAGGTGATGCTGCTCCTGCTGGCGCATGCCGCGGACGCGACCCACGGGCAGGGCGTCCGGCTGGTGGTGGACGCCGCGGATGACTTCGGAGACGAGGGCCCGCGCTTCCAGGTGGTGGCGACCGGGGCTTCACTGTCCGAGCGTGAGGCGCAGGCCGTCTTCCTGTCGCCCATGCTGGTGGGGCCGCTGCACCGCCGCCTCGCCCGCGCCCGCGAGCTGGTGGAATCCATGGGTGGCACCCTGGTCGTGGCTCGCGGCGCCAGCGCCGGCATCACCGTGACAGTGGAACTGCCCGCGCCGGGCCTGTCGAGCTGGTAG
- a CDS encoding bifunctional 3-(3-hydroxy-phenyl)propionate/3-hydroxycinnamic acid hydroxylase, whose amino-acid sequence MAPESVDVIIVGCGPVGAMAANLLGQQGVRTLVIERETEPNGQSRAFSLDDETQRIFQSVGLVGELDPGFLPCRRLQYLNDDLVSLAEVDFTKVDMPYSHFACAFFQQPRMEAALHKGMARFPHVSLWRGHEVESFVQDDEGVTARVKECGTEHAVTVRARYLLACDGAHSAIRRRLGLQLQGTTALEHSLAISVTTASPEPAFTAYLCGPNRRGFITRTSRDEMRFDVILAPDQDLEAARRPEYVRNIISHYVDPATVKVRSANVYSYHSRITEKWQVGRVFLLGDAAHLMPPFLGQGLCAGMRDAANLSWKLALVLGDAADASLLDSYEQERRAHVVEIIRGSDAMGRVMMTGGQLLARARNALIQVLYRLPFTGEFIRQYKVKPVEPLAQGFLIRGRRMGKGAAEGNCFPQPRVELPDGTTALLDDVLGEGFAVLTRPGASLDTQREARALAEELGGRWLSVSAAERTGAGRSDGVVDVEGRLGAWFAQHAADLVVLRPDRYVYGTAGAGQSGQLQGSLRGRIRPLARRGQGAVRRAG is encoded by the coding sequence ATGGCTCCAGAGTCTGTTGATGTCATCATCGTCGGATGTGGTCCTGTCGGTGCGATGGCGGCGAACCTCCTGGGGCAGCAGGGCGTCCGCACCCTCGTCATCGAGCGTGAAACCGAGCCCAACGGCCAGTCCCGCGCCTTCAGCCTGGACGACGAAACGCAGCGCATCTTCCAGTCCGTGGGCCTGGTGGGCGAGCTGGATCCGGGCTTCCTCCCGTGCCGGCGCCTCCAGTACCTGAACGACGATCTGGTCTCCCTGGCGGAGGTGGACTTCACGAAGGTGGACATGCCCTACAGCCACTTCGCGTGCGCGTTCTTCCAGCAGCCGCGGATGGAGGCGGCGCTCCACAAGGGCATGGCGCGCTTCCCCCACGTGAGCCTGTGGCGAGGCCACGAGGTGGAGTCCTTCGTGCAGGACGACGAGGGCGTCACCGCACGGGTCAAGGAGTGCGGGACCGAGCACGCCGTCACGGTGCGCGCCCGCTACCTGCTGGCCTGCGACGGCGCGCACAGCGCCATCCGTCGGCGGCTGGGGCTGCAGCTCCAGGGCACGACGGCACTGGAGCACTCGCTCGCCATCTCCGTGACGACCGCCTCTCCGGAGCCGGCGTTCACCGCCTATCTCTGCGGTCCGAACCGCCGGGGCTTCATCACCCGCACGTCGCGGGACGAGATGCGCTTCGACGTCATCCTCGCGCCGGACCAGGACCTGGAGGCCGCGCGTCGGCCCGAGTACGTGCGCAACATCATCTCGCACTACGTGGACCCGGCCACCGTGAAGGTCCGTTCCGCCAACGTGTACTCGTACCACAGCCGCATCACGGAGAAGTGGCAGGTGGGCAGGGTCTTCCTCCTCGGGGACGCTGCGCACCTGATGCCGCCCTTCCTGGGGCAGGGGCTGTGCGCGGGCATGCGCGACGCGGCGAACCTGTCGTGGAAGCTGGCCCTGGTGCTCGGGGACGCGGCGGACGCGTCGCTGCTGGATTCCTACGAGCAGGAGCGGCGCGCGCACGTGGTGGAGATCATCCGCGGCTCGGACGCCATGGGCCGGGTGATGATGACGGGCGGCCAGCTGCTGGCGCGGGCGCGCAACGCCCTCATCCAGGTGCTCTACCGCCTGCCCTTCACCGGTGAGTTCATCCGCCAGTACAAGGTCAAGCCGGTGGAGCCGCTGGCGCAGGGCTTCCTCATCCGCGGTCGCCGCATGGGGAAGGGCGCCGCCGAGGGCAACTGCTTCCCGCAGCCGCGCGTGGAGCTGCCGGACGGGACTACCGCCCTGCTGGACGACGTCCTGGGAGAGGGCTTCGCGGTGCTGACCCGGCCTGGCGCCTCACTGGACACGCAGCGCGAGGCCCGGGCCCTGGCGGAGGAGCTCGGCGGGCGCTGGCTGTCGGTGTCCGCCGCGGAGCGGACGGGTGCAGGCCGCTCGGACGGGGTGGTGGACGTGGAGGGCCGGCTGGGCGCCTGGTTCGCGCAGCACGCGGCGGACCTCGTGGTGCTCCGCCCGGATCGCTACGTCTACGGGACGGCGGGCGCCGGCCAGTCGGGCCAGCTCCAGGGCTCGCTCCGGGGACGCATCCGTCCGCTGGCGCGCCGCGGACAGGGCGCGGTGCGGCGGGCGGGCTGA
- the menE gene encoding o-succinylbenzoate--CoA ligase: MTDPKTGDAGTLTGSRCGPWSCPIREGAQKFPDAEALTFAGRTWTYSALDAEVGPWVKALESEGVGAGDRVAVLATNHVASVGLFWALGRLGAVLAPLNARLTRAELAPLVEDVAPRLTLALGALMDRLPGARPLESFVAATGTPSHTCTPLSGDSPRVVLFTSGTTGRPKGAVLTEGNFRASTQASAANLGPHPAPRWLGTLPLFHVGGLAMLTRTAYEGGCLVLHDRFDADAVNRAIDAEGVSHASLVATTLERVLDARGDSPVPPTFRLALIGGGPVPVPLLKRARAAGMLALQTYGLTEACSQVTTERPTEADGRTAGPPLPGVEVRIVGGDGALKAPGEEGDIEVRGPTVMAGYWQRPDATREALRDGWLRTKDLGVLDARGRLTVLSRRTDLIVRGGENIYPAEVEAVLANHPAVQEVAVVGLPDARWGEVPVAFLAPRAGQPTPTTEELESWCRQSLAGFKTPARFTWVDALPRNAMGKVERTVLRQRSMG, encoded by the coding sequence ATGACGGACCCGAAGACCGGCGACGCGGGGACTCTCACTGGCTCCCGGTGCGGCCCCTGGAGCTGTCCCATCCGGGAAGGCGCCCAGAAGTTTCCGGACGCGGAGGCGCTCACCTTCGCCGGCCGCACCTGGACCTACAGCGCGCTGGACGCGGAGGTGGGCCCGTGGGTGAAGGCCCTCGAGTCCGAAGGGGTCGGAGCGGGAGACCGGGTGGCGGTGCTCGCCACGAACCACGTGGCTTCCGTGGGGCTGTTCTGGGCCCTGGGGCGACTGGGGGCCGTGCTGGCGCCGCTCAATGCCCGCCTCACGCGCGCGGAGCTGGCGCCGCTGGTGGAGGACGTGGCCCCGCGCCTCACGCTGGCCCTGGGCGCGCTGATGGACCGGCTCCCCGGCGCCCGGCCCCTGGAGTCCTTCGTCGCTGCCACCGGAACGCCGTCCCACACATGCACACCGCTCTCCGGGGACTCGCCTCGCGTGGTCCTCTTCACCAGCGGGACGACGGGCCGGCCCAAGGGCGCGGTGCTGACGGAGGGCAACTTCCGGGCGTCAACCCAGGCCTCCGCGGCCAACCTGGGCCCACACCCCGCGCCGCGCTGGCTGGGCACGCTGCCGCTCTTCCATGTGGGCGGCCTCGCCATGCTCACCCGCACCGCCTACGAGGGGGGCTGCCTCGTCCTGCACGACCGCTTCGACGCGGACGCGGTCAACCGGGCCATCGACGCGGAGGGCGTCTCCCACGCCAGCCTCGTCGCCACCACGCTGGAGCGCGTCCTGGACGCGCGAGGTGATAGCCCCGTGCCGCCGACGTTCCGTCTGGCGCTCATTGGCGGAGGCCCGGTCCCCGTGCCGCTGTTGAAGCGGGCCCGCGCGGCCGGGATGCTGGCGCTCCAGACCTACGGCCTCACGGAGGCGTGCTCCCAGGTCACCACCGAGCGCCCCACCGAGGCCGACGGCCGCACCGCGGGGCCACCGCTCCCCGGCGTGGAGGTCCGCATCGTCGGAGGGGACGGCGCGCTGAAGGCCCCCGGCGAGGAAGGCGACATCGAGGTCCGCGGCCCCACGGTGATGGCCGGCTACTGGCAACGCCCGGACGCCACGCGCGAGGCGCTGCGGGACGGCTGGCTGCGCACGAAGGACCTGGGCGTGCTCGACGCGCGGGGGCGCCTCACGGTGCTCTCCCGGCGCACGGACCTCATCGTCCGCGGCGGAGAGAACATCTACCCCGCGGAGGTGGAGGCGGTGCTCGCCAACCACCCGGCGGTGCAGGAGGTCGCCGTGGTGGGCCTGCCCGACGCCCGCTGGGGCGAGGTACCCGTGGCCTTCCTCGCGCCTCGCGCCGGCCAGCCGACGCCCACCACTGAGGAACTGGAGTCCTGGTGCCGCCAGTCGCTCGCGGGCTTCAAGACGCCCGCGCGCTTCACCTGGGTGGATGCGCTGCCCCGCAACGCCATGGGCAAGGTCGAGCGCACCGTGCTCCGCCAGCGCTCCATGGGCTGA
- a CDS encoding mandelate racemase/muconate lactonizing enzyme family protein, whose translation MRIAQASFTPLRLELLQPLKTSRGTYTAREGFLVRLEDEAGRVGLGEAMPLPEFGTESLADCGATLGAWLSALKGQFLGDSVRAIEDTLSPFPPQVARGEGVRIRARQTTPEGPMPASEHALELALLDLLAQRQGVPLCWLLAEEARPEVAVNALLGADGPEALADEARKAVAEGFGTLKLKVAAGRSLDEDEQRVKAVREAVGPDVKLRLDANGGWSEPEAKRALDKLGWYGLELVEQPTPPEDLAALWRVQRRAPCLVAADESLGSPEALRALLAVDPLMGGGPAVGAVVLKPMVLGGLLPCLVVAMRAARLGMQSYVTSSIDGVVARAGATHLAAALPSGALASGLAVGRLFTKEPASHPYRPVQGNIRLPQSSGLGLTPDMVG comes from the coding sequence ATGCGGATTGCCCAGGCGTCGTTCACCCCGTTGCGGTTGGAGCTGCTCCAGCCCCTGAAGACCTCCCGAGGCACGTACACGGCGCGCGAGGGGTTCCTCGTGCGACTGGAGGACGAGGCGGGACGGGTAGGGCTCGGTGAGGCGATGCCGCTGCCGGAGTTCGGCACCGAGTCACTCGCCGACTGCGGCGCCACGCTGGGCGCCTGGCTCTCCGCGCTGAAGGGACAGTTCCTCGGCGACTCGGTGCGCGCCATCGAGGACACGCTGTCTCCCTTCCCGCCCCAGGTGGCGCGAGGCGAGGGCGTGCGAATCCGCGCACGACAGACGACGCCCGAAGGGCCCATGCCCGCCTCGGAGCACGCGCTGGAGCTGGCGCTGCTGGACCTGCTTGCGCAGCGGCAGGGCGTCCCCCTGTGCTGGCTGCTGGCGGAGGAGGCGCGTCCGGAGGTTGCCGTGAATGCGCTGCTGGGCGCGGACGGGCCGGAGGCGCTGGCGGACGAGGCGCGCAAGGCGGTGGCCGAGGGCTTCGGCACGCTGAAGCTGAAGGTGGCGGCGGGCCGCTCATTGGATGAGGACGAGCAGCGCGTGAAGGCGGTGCGCGAGGCGGTGGGCCCGGACGTGAAGCTGCGGCTGGACGCGAATGGCGGCTGGTCCGAGCCCGAGGCGAAGCGCGCGCTGGACAAGCTGGGCTGGTACGGGCTGGAGCTGGTGGAGCAGCCCACGCCGCCGGAGGACCTGGCGGCGCTGTGGCGCGTGCAGCGACGGGCGCCGTGCCTGGTGGCCGCGGACGAGTCGCTCGGCTCGCCGGAGGCGCTGCGGGCGCTGCTGGCGGTGGATCCGCTGATGGGCGGAGGCCCGGCGGTGGGCGCGGTGGTGCTGAAGCCGATGGTGCTCGGCGGGCTGCTGCCATGCCTGGTGGTGGCGATGCGCGCGGCGCGGCTGGGAATGCAGTCGTACGTCACGAGCTCGATTGACGGGGTGGTGGCGCGCGCGGGGGCGACCCACCTGGCGGCGGCGCTGCCCTCGGGAGCGCTTGCGTCGGGGCTCGCTGTGGGGCGCCTCTTCACGAAGGAGCCCGCGTCGCACCCGTACCGGCCCGTGCAGGGGAACATCCGGCTGCCGCAGTCATCGGGGCTCGGCCTGACGCCCGACATGGTGGGATGA
- a CDS encoding 1,4-dihydroxy-2-naphthoate polyprenyltransferase: MSTSVPVPGPAAVKPRPGVKLWVMAARPKTLTAALVPVLVGTALAFGLGVGRALPALAALVGAVLIQIGTNFINDYYDFKKGADTHERLGPKRVTQSGLIAPSTVLAGAAVCFGLATAVGLYLVVVGGWPIIAIGVASLVCGFAYTGGPFPLGYHGLGDVFVFIFFGLVAVTGTYYVQAGTVDPATWWAAVPVGAIGTALIVVNNQRDASTDVKAGKRTLVVRFGTGMGKAEYVLLLVLSYATPFAMYALGLASPWVFLALLSLPLAIPPLRLMLTSEGAALNPALGGTARLQLFYGLLFALGLYLR, encoded by the coding sequence GTGAGCACGTCGGTTCCGGTACCGGGCCCCGCGGCGGTGAAGCCGCGTCCTGGGGTGAAGCTGTGGGTGATGGCGGCCCGGCCGAAGACGCTGACAGCGGCGTTGGTGCCGGTGTTGGTGGGGACGGCGCTCGCGTTCGGCCTGGGCGTGGGGCGCGCGCTGCCGGCGCTCGCGGCGCTGGTGGGCGCGGTGCTCATCCAGATCGGCACCAACTTCATCAACGACTACTACGACTTCAAGAAGGGCGCGGACACGCACGAGCGGCTCGGCCCCAAGCGGGTGACGCAGAGCGGGCTCATCGCTCCGAGCACGGTGCTGGCTGGCGCGGCGGTGTGCTTCGGGCTGGCGACGGCGGTGGGCCTGTACCTGGTGGTGGTGGGCGGGTGGCCCATCATCGCGATTGGCGTGGCGTCACTGGTGTGCGGGTTCGCATACACGGGCGGTCCCTTCCCGCTGGGCTACCACGGGCTCGGGGATGTGTTCGTGTTCATCTTCTTCGGCCTCGTGGCGGTGACGGGGACGTACTACGTGCAGGCGGGCACGGTGGACCCGGCGACGTGGTGGGCCGCCGTTCCGGTGGGGGCCATTGGCACCGCGCTCATCGTGGTGAACAACCAGCGCGACGCCTCGACGGACGTGAAGGCAGGCAAGCGCACGCTGGTGGTGCGCTTCGGGACCGGTATGGGCAAGGCGGAGTACGTGCTGCTGCTCGTGCTCTCCTACGCCACGCCGTTCGCCATGTACGCGCTGGGGCTGGCAAGCCCCTGGGTCTTCCTGGCCCTCCTGAGTCTTCCCCTGGCGATTCCACCTCTGAGGTTGATGCTGACCTCGGAGGGGGCGGCGCTGAACCCGGCGCTTGGTGGGACGGCCCGGCTGCAACTCTTCTACGGCCTGCTGTTCGCACTGGGGCTGTACCTGCGATGA
- the menH gene encoding 2-succinyl-6-hydroxy-2,4-cyclohexadiene-1-carboxylate synthase: MGVTLAYEQWGEGPRPLVLLHGFTGSRNSFDDLRPWLGKTVKAIAVDLPGHGATPLPEKKGREGFLETVDALVALVDRLELGPVDLLGYSQGARVALAAAVRAPDRFGRLIMESGSPGLHRRQERAARREADAQLAAFIRARGVDAFVERWEALPLFEGLRQLPPERQEVLRARRRACTAEGLAGALECLGLGVQPDYWPELHAQRLPTLLLTGAKDAKFTQTARRMAAELPVVWRHAFAECHHAPHLESPEDYAREVLGFLQTPWYEAPQFDSPAATVAAPGRVSP; this comes from the coding sequence ATGGGCGTGACGCTGGCATACGAGCAGTGGGGCGAAGGCCCCCGGCCCCTCGTGCTGCTGCACGGCTTCACCGGGAGCCGCAACTCCTTCGATGACCTGCGCCCCTGGCTGGGGAAGACGGTGAAGGCCATCGCGGTGGACCTGCCCGGTCATGGCGCCACGCCGCTGCCGGAGAAGAAGGGGCGCGAGGGCTTCCTGGAGACGGTGGACGCGCTGGTGGCGCTGGTGGACCGGCTGGAGCTGGGGCCGGTGGACCTGCTGGGCTACTCGCAGGGTGCGCGGGTGGCGCTGGCGGCGGCTGTGCGTGCGCCGGACCGCTTCGGCCGGCTCATCATGGAGAGCGGCTCGCCGGGCCTGCACCGTCGTCAGGAGCGGGCGGCGCGGCGCGAGGCGGATGCCCAACTCGCGGCCTTCATCCGCGCCCGGGGCGTGGACGCCTTCGTGGAGCGCTGGGAGGCGCTGCCCCTGTTCGAGGGCCTGCGTCAGCTCCCGCCCGAGCGCCAGGAAGTCCTGCGAGCCCGCCGCCGGGCCTGCACGGCGGAGGGACTGGCCGGGGCGCTGGAGTGCCTGGGCCTCGGCGTCCAGCCGGACTACTGGCCGGAGCTGCACGCGCAGCGGCTGCCCACGCTGCTGCTCACCGGGGCCAAGGACGCGAAGTTCACCCAGACGGCGCGCCGCATGGCCGCGGAGCTGCCGGTGGTGTGGCGTCACGCCTTCGCGGAGTGCCACCACGCGCCACATCTGGAATCGCCGGAGGACTACGCGCGTGAGGTGCTGGGCTTCCTCCAGACGCCCTGGTACGAGGCGCCGCAGTTCGACAGCCCCGCCGCGACGGTGGCGGCCCCGGGGAGGGTGAGCCCGTGA
- the menD gene encoding 2-succinyl-5-enolpyruvyl-6-hydroxy-3-cyclohexene-1-carboxylic-acid synthase, producing MSSDANLNVLWARALMEELTRGGVRHAVVCPGSRSSPLALACARAEGLRTWSVIDERSAGFFALGLAKQSRAPVVVVATSGTAGAHFYPAVIEAALAHVPLVVLTADRPLELQGWGAPQTVSQARFYGEHARLFADLGQPEASDVALGHLRATAARAVATAMRAPRGAVQLNVPFREPLAPVAEPFGEERLSALAKSGRPGAPLTRIVPPTPAPDAAVLEDVRKRISATERGVIVCGPRDEADGFSEAISALSRATGYPVLAEATSQARYGGGPLTVSHYDALLRHAPFAKAHRPELVLRFGGGLTPRVPQQWMDASGADIVLFSDGGALFDPAHRAGLVVEGSAVAACEALARGLSRGAGPWARSFLGAERLARAELESAFAERPEVLNEPRIAREVVAALPAGVPLFVSSSMPIRDVDAFAPAGPVPLRVLANRGANGIDGIISSALGMAAAAGRPAVLLTGDLALLHDVGAFVTASRARLSLTVVVVNNDGGGIFSFLPIAQAARPDDFESLFGTPHGVDLAHAAALGGARLHRPETPTALRAAVREGLEGGLHLVEARVDRASNVDEHRQLFARMAAALGEGPWA from the coding sequence ATGTCGTCAGACGCTAACCTCAACGTGCTGTGGGCACGCGCGCTGATGGAGGAGCTGACGCGCGGAGGCGTGCGGCACGCGGTGGTATGCCCGGGCTCTCGCTCGTCGCCGCTCGCGCTGGCCTGTGCCCGCGCGGAGGGATTGCGCACCTGGTCCGTCATCGACGAGCGGAGCGCGGGCTTCTTCGCCCTGGGCCTCGCGAAGCAGTCGCGGGCCCCGGTGGTGGTGGTGGCCACGAGTGGCACGGCGGGCGCGCACTTCTACCCGGCGGTCATCGAGGCGGCGCTGGCCCATGTGCCGCTGGTGGTGCTGACGGCGGACCGGCCGCTGGAGTTGCAGGGGTGGGGTGCGCCGCAGACGGTGTCGCAGGCACGCTTCTACGGTGAGCACGCGCGCCTCTTCGCGGACCTGGGCCAGCCCGAGGCGAGTGACGTGGCGCTGGGCCACCTGCGCGCCACCGCTGCTCGCGCCGTGGCCACCGCGATGCGCGCGCCGCGCGGGGCCGTGCAGCTCAACGTGCCCTTCCGCGAGCCGCTGGCCCCCGTGGCCGAGCCCTTCGGAGAGGAGCGCCTGTCCGCGCTGGCGAAGTCGGGCCGGCCTGGGGCTCCGCTCACGCGAATCGTTCCGCCCACACCCGCTCCGGACGCGGCCGTGCTGGAGGACGTGCGCAAGCGCATCTCCGCCACCGAGCGCGGAGTCATCGTCTGTGGCCCGCGCGACGAGGCGGACGGGTTCTCGGAGGCCATCAGCGCGCTGTCGCGGGCGACGGGCTACCCGGTGCTGGCCGAGGCCACGTCGCAGGCCCGCTATGGCGGTGGCCCGCTCACGGTGTCGCACTACGACGCGCTGCTGCGCCACGCGCCCTTCGCGAAGGCGCACCGGCCCGAACTGGTGCTGCGCTTCGGCGGCGGGCTGACGCCCAGGGTGCCGCAGCAGTGGATGGATGCGTCCGGCGCGGACATCGTCCTCTTCAGCGACGGGGGCGCGCTGTTCGACCCGGCGCACCGCGCGGGGCTGGTGGTGGAGGGCTCGGCGGTGGCTGCGTGCGAGGCGCTGGCGCGGGGCCTGTCGCGTGGAGCGGGGCCGTGGGCGCGCAGCTTCCTGGGCGCGGAGCGGCTGGCGCGCGCCGAGTTGGAGTCCGCCTTCGCGGAGCGTCCCGAGGTGCTGAACGAGCCGCGCATCGCCCGCGAGGTGGTGGCGGCGCTGCCGGCGGGAGTGCCGCTCTTCGTCTCCAGCAGCATGCCCATCCGCGACGTGGACGCCTTCGCCCCCGCGGGACCGGTGCCGCTGCGGGTGCTGGCGAACCGCGGGGCCAACGGCATCGACGGAATCATCTCCAGCGCCCTCGGCATGGCCGCGGCGGCGGGGCGGCCGGCGGTGCTGCTCACGGGGGACCTGGCCCTGCTGCACGACGTGGGCGCCTTCGTCACCGCGTCGCGCGCCCGCCTGTCGCTCACCGTGGTGGTGGTGAACAACGACGGCGGCGGCATCTTCTCGTTCCTGCCCATCGCCCAGGCGGCGCGGCCGGACGACTTCGAGTCCCTCTTCGGCACTCCGCACGGGGTGGACCTCGCCCACGCGGCGGCGCTCGGTGGCGCGCGCCTGCACCGGCCCGAGACGCCCACGGCGCTCCGGGCGGCGGTGCGCGAGGGCCTGGAGGGGGGACTGCATCTGGTGGAGGCGCGGGTCGACCGGGCCTCCAACGTCGACGAGCACCGGCAGTTGTTCGCGCGGATGGCTGCCGCACTGGGAGAAGGACCATGGGCGTGA